One Triticum dicoccoides isolate Atlit2015 ecotype Zavitan chromosome 5B, WEW_v2.0, whole genome shotgun sequence genomic window carries:
- the LOC119305285 gene encoding putative pectinesterase 63 → MKGRNCNPALPLGIAVLVLILASISPASSQQQVSFNIGGGAAKKPSSGGGAGAGGGDSFDQFIAKNVEHFAVTEQIYASKAKASGGKVLDAELAAAEAGTVRYVVSPDGKGNFKTITDAIKAVPEKNKKRTILDIKPGTYKEKLTIPMWKPFITFVGNPKNPPVITWDDTAGTRGKDGKPLGTLASATVAVEADYFSASGVVFKNHAPLAKAGQEGGQAVALRLFGTKAAFYNCTIDGGQDTLYDHKGLHYFKNCIIRGSVDFIFGFGRSLYTDCTIMSVTTEIAVLTAQQRSKAIDDKDAIESGFSFVRCKIFGLGQIYLGRAWGDSSRVVYSFTDMSKEVVPVGWDKWKVEKPDRKGGVFYGEYKCSGPGAMSNERIGWARVLDDAQARPFTGSHFVYGNSWILPPPKSNF, encoded by the exons ATGAAGGGGCGCAACTGTAATCCTGCTTTGCCTCTCGGCATTGCTGTTCTTGTGCTAATCCTAGCATCCATCTCCCCGGCTTCTTCGCAGCAGCAAGTCAGCTTCAACATCGGTGGCGGCGCGGCCAAAAAGCCGAGCTCCGGTGGTGGCGCGGGAGCCGGAGGCGGCGACAGCTTTGACCAGTTCATCGCCAAGAACGTCGAGCACTTTGCCGTCACCGAGCAGATCTACGCTAGCAAGGCCAAGGCCAGCGGCGGCAAGGTGCTCGACGCGGAGCTGGCGGCGGCCGAGGCCGGCACGGTGAGGTATGTAGTGAGCCCTGACGGCAAGGGAAATTTCAAGACCATCACCGATGCGATCAAGGCCGTGCCGGAGAAGAACAAGAAGAGGACCATCCTCGACATCAAGCCCGGCACCTACAA GGAGAAGCTGACAATCCCGATGTGGAAGCCGTTCATCACGTTTGTGGGCAACCCGAAGAACCCGCCGGTCATCACGTGGGACGACACGGCAGGGACGCGCGGCAAGGACGGCAAACCCCTCGGCACCCTCGCcagcgccaccgtcgccgtcgaggCCGACTACTTCTCGGCCTCCGGCGTCGTATTCAAG AACCACGCACCATTGGCAAAGGCGGGCCAAGAGGGCGGGCAAGCGGTGGCGCTGCGGTTGTTCGGCACCAAGGCCGCCTTCTACAACTGCACCATTGACGGCGGGCAGGACACGCTCTACGACCACAAGGGCCTCCACTACTTTAAGAATTGCATCATCCGAGGGAGCGTCGACTTCATCTTCGGCTTCGGGAGGTCCCTCTACACG GACTGCACGATCATGTCGGTGACGACGGAGATTGCGGTGCTGACGGCACAGCAGCGGAGCAAGGCCATCGACGATAAGGACGCCATCGAGAGCGGGTTCTCGTTCGTGCGGTGCAAGATCTTCGGACTGGGCCAGATCTACCTGGGGAGGGCGTGGGGGGACTCGTCGCGGGTGGTCTACTCCTTCACAGACATGAGCAAGGAGGTGGTGCCCGTCGGCTGGGACAAATGGAAGGTCGAGAAGCCAGATCG GAAGGGTGGTGTATTCTACGGGGAGTACAAGTGCAGCGGGCCCGGGGCCATGTCCAACGAGAGGATCGGGTGGGCGCGGGTGCTCGACGACGCGCAGGCGAGGCCCTTCACCGGCTCGCACTTCGTCTACGGCAACTCCTGGATCCTACCCCCGCCCAAAAGCAACTTCTAG